AATCCGGTGTCGGTGACATTGCCGGCTGAGGCGTGCCGAGTGCTAAGCGCCTGACGTTAGAGGCGGGTTGCTCTGACTGGTCCCATCGCGGGCAAGCCCGCTCCCACAGAGTTCCGTGTACACCGGTCCTTGTGGGAGCGGGCTTGCCCGCGATGGGCATAGGTATCTACACATCTCTAAAGTCTTCGGCTGGCCACCCAGCCGATGGCCTCTTTAGCAAAACCCGCCAGTTCCTGGGGCGTGTATTGTTCCAATGTCTCGCACATGGCCAAAAGCATGTATAAACCGGCCAGCAGCGCGGAAGCCGTCACCGGCTGCGAGCGCTTCATCTGTCGACCAGACAGACGGACCAAAAAATCCCGTGTTTGCTCAGCGAACTCCCCCTTAGCCCGCATCAGACGCCAACTGACAGCACATGCCTGACTGGCGATCAACAGCCGTTTGAACACCGCTTCACCGCTCTCTTGCTGCCAGTTTTCCAGCTGATGCCCACCCCCTTTAAGCAGTTTGAAGTAGGACTCGATACGCCAGCGCCAGTAATACCAGAGCGCCAATCGTTCATCTGCGACCTCTTGCTCAAGGTTGCTCAGCAAATACCATTCGGCCAGCAGGTGACCATCGGCTCCCAGTATTCGGCTCACGACGAGCCGGGCCGGCAACGGCTCACCAGACTTGCGCAGCGTCTTGCGGTCGGCCCTGTCTTTGGTGAAAGGCTGGGCTTGGCGAGTCAGCACGACGGCGGTTTCTCCCACCCATTGAATGGCCGGTTTTCCTTTGTAGTCCACCTTGCGAGTTTTGCGGTAGGTCATCTCGCGAGCAATTTGACTCAGGGCCCTCGATTGACCTGCATGACTGGCCGTGGAACCGGCCTTGACTCGCACCAGCCATTGCCGACCCTCGGCCTGCCATTGCCTCAGGTGAGCGACCGAATCAGCCTCTCGATCCACGATATGGACAAGCGGCTTGGCAAAATTCTGCTGTTCCAGCCAAGTGATACGTTGT
This genomic stretch from Pseudomonas wuhanensis harbors:
- a CDS encoding transposase; protein product: MTHRGDIGYELQSSLLVTDRDGAPICTPAQNLATKDGVLSTRAEEVLAPEKHLHELTQRITWLEQQNFAKPLVHIVDREADSVAHLRQWQAEGRQWLVRVKAGSTASHAGQSRALSQIAREMTYRKTRKVDYKGKPAIQWVGETAVVLTRQAQPFTKDRADRKTLRKSGEPLPARLVVSRILGADGHLLAEWYLLSNLEQEVADERLALWYYWRWRIESYFKLLKGGGHQLENWQQESGEAVFKRLLIASQACAVSWRLMRAKGEFAEQTRDFLVRLSGRQMKRSQPVTASALLAGLYMLLAMCETLEQYTPQELAGFAKEAIGWVASRRL